Sequence from the Nilaparvata lugens isolate BPH chromosome 10, ASM1435652v1, whole genome shotgun sequence genome:
TACTTTCTGTATTGATCAAAGATTTTCTCCTTCCAAAGTTATAATAacctttagaaataacaaatatcaaacttttttgtaactattgaataatgtattattttgtagTGAATACCTTTCCctcttattttcaatgttttttgaacTGATTCATGAATTAAACTACGTGATTTTCCATAtctttttatattgtatataaatttcaaattgctAAGCATAGTGGATACtgtttacataaattatatgctatgattatcatcattttataatcatgaGTTGTGCTGctgttcaatatttgtaatttatattttgtgcaTTTCTATTTTCACGAATTATTGCAATTAACTTTAACTGTctgtatatttaatattaatttctttcattttatagAGTAGTTTTTCAACATCCTGTTTCCCTCGAtattgttattatgttatttatagcGACTCATTCCTGCGCTCAGGTTAAACCTTTGCAgggattttttcttctcaatgtgTCTTGTAAATTGTCATATAAGGATTAGGTTAGACAAGTTTTGTGAAAGTGttgtattttatactgtaaatttgttttttgaagaataaatgattttgattttgattttgattttgattttgatttaaaaaCAGTTTTAACAgttgatttatctattttttattgattcatacaataagtacatcatcaaaatgataggaagagaaaaaaagtaggtgaccttgtgctattcctctcccaaattcagataaggttacacattgtccgacataggttaagtcttgtagttcttcacttcacagtccttaattattttcacagaatagatttttgaatttagattattcgaaaccaaacatagaagaaatacagatggaattaaatagagaatgcatttattcaaatgctaattaatatataattattattgaacgaaaatcctaaataaatgctgcaaatcaccccgaagacctctgctactgcagacattgacaacagggctaacagctagcttaatttttggatagtagttctcatcgaatttccatctagctgttagccctgttgtcaatgtctgcagtagcagaggtcttcggggtgatttgcagcatttatttaggattttcgttcaataataattatagaagagatatttcacattattatcagtagaatagaaaatattcacaaaagtTATAAAGTATGTGAAAATGAGTGGTGTGGAACAGAATAATCCAAATATACACAAATAGAGctgattatcataatataattattcacaATAGTAGACTGTTAGATCAAAAACCAGATTATTTTGgaaggaaattttataacagtccaggcaatgaatgctcaaaaaagggtatagagggaaaagttggaagacaatttttgaccccgcagttctgtttagggtagtggggaagtaaacatatcaaaagtctccacccctaccccctgtgctgaggaggtgggggtggttcaaaggtaccattttttggtttctcgaaTATAACtggaaaattatgcattttacagacatgactattctataagaaataaaagcttacataatttcctacagtATTATTGATCTTACagctttttctatatctctttcacttttcgagatatccgctctaaaagatttgacatttttgaaaaaaaacacattttccttcgattttttgctatttttgctcttatatcTTCTTTAACATCGATGAGAAAAATctatgctgatcatgagcttatagagcatcaaattcgcTTTGATtctatgtataatatttcactagtttacgcacatccccacgactgttgcagctgcttcagtgttgagtgtgagatctttaGTTATGCAAAAacagaccaattgacaaaggaattggGAGAGAATGTtatgaacacaatttttgacttcgcagctttgttgggaccagttagagggtgaacatatcaaaagtccccattcctaccccttgtgctaatgggatgagggtggtttgaaagttgcatttttcaatgttttgcttacacgctcatatcttgaggaaAATGCGTTCATCCGACATGACTAACCATTCAAAAattaagcttgataaattctctacaatattattttgctcCGTGGTGATTGGTGaaatctccaacagttttcgagatacacGCTCTTAAatgtgtaaaattgttaaaatagcagcttttaatcctattttttgatgttttagggcctacaactctccaacaatgcatcgtaaaaatgaatgctcaccgtagatttgtagagctttgtgttctcttcaatttaattatttcctTCCATTGTTATAGCTATTCTTTacattttttagtatagtgatatgaagtttgtgataattttacataaatttcatatattgatgaaatgtctggttgaggtattgaatttagttgttttaatgactactctatatggttcctcatctgagcttaccTATTAcaaagtaatttttttaaaatagagatgcttcccatgttatttgaatggagtcacttttcctccctagggagtttttctgttttttagtaccgagagcgaaaaagtgacactttagtattatgtttcagggattgaattgaattgaattaaattgaaaagtAAAGTAATGTAAAgagtaaattgaaaattaaagtaattgggagtaaagtaagtactttagacagtaggtggaggaaatagttatttgtatatctagagtgaaaagtacgactttttctccctgtgggaaaaagtttgaagcctgaggcgaagccgagggcagcaatttccctgagggagaaaaagtatttttcgctcgtgatgtacacaacatttttcctccatctacattttttttatagaaactgcaaataaattcattctaataacttacgtattggtgacaatgattcctcacaacataacctaaatctaaaaccaaaaaaccggtcgtctgattggcactgccgattgcgctatctaacggcaaaagttgtaacaattatatcagctgagcagctaccaaaaatggctgactccagatcacgcggttcagatttgaattgcagatcaaaaatatttgttggctggtattttgaatagaataaaatattttaaaaattgtataaatttttatcgtctactaatattaagaatataataattatcatacaaacatatatttcatgagttgatcaaatttctggttgtggtattgaattcagttgactcaatgacagacacctctattatgctttctcatctgagcttagaccttctaacctattacaatgtaagtttcaaaatagagatgctccccatgttatttaaatggagtcacttttcctccctagggagtttttctgttttttactaccgagagcgaaaaagtgacactttagtattatgtttcagggagtaaagtaagtactttagacagtaggtggaggaaaacttATTTATCTGTCACTTGTCTTATATTCATAACTGGAGTCCTTAGGACGTAATCGTGAACAATGTTTGTGATTTTagcaaaaaagaaaattggtcTGACGAAAGTGAGAATGGAGGACTGTCTTCGCTGTGACCCGTGCTCCTGTATTTACCTGGATAAGAACGATTACTACAAGCACATGCGCAATTTCCATAAAATCACCGATTTGGATTCTCTGAAATCTTCCAACACTCCGGCTCACTTTATGCTCGTGGATAAACCTAATAACAGGTGAGTTTAACACaaattcttcttattattattattattcttcttcttcttcttcttcttcttcttcttcttctcttcttctccttcttcttcttcttcttcttcttcttcttcttcttctttttctcctgtcTCCTTCTTCACTACTGTGTGCCCTGTTAAGTTCACtatatagtgatgtccacgttataatggcagtggagaaagataggagaacgaCATCgcctattctctgccttgtcactgccttctaatAAAGGAAAGCTACTGATCCCCTAGTCccgtatatctgatgtaattttaacatttcaaccattctagtttaaaatgaacaattttatagttcattcatcaagaaaatatattgaaagtgATTAAGTtatgaatttttcatgattgaaattagatattttattgattgtttatatttttacattgttctggcaacgttgcgaGGGTAGAAGAGgatatagcgctatctgttttgtcgaatgatagacaaggatagcaacaccaatgttgatcaaatactgtcattataatgtggaagTAACTCTATAGATGTCAACCAtataaatttactacaaataataaattacaaaaattttgaattttcctcAGGAGATACAAAATGCTCCCTTTCCTGATAGACGATGTAAAGAAGCCGGAAAATGAGAGTGATGAAAAATTCATGCAAGCTTTTCTTGAAGATTCAAAATCTGGAAAAAGTTTGAGCAGTACAACGCTATACAAaaactttatcaataattttgatgcgAAGTCTCTGAATATCTGATCAAACAAGTGAAGAACAGATCCTGAAGTGTAAATTTATGGGAGAATACTCTGTGGAAAAATTTTGCTCCatgaaaatttgttgaaaatataaattaaaatcgGCTGACAAACAACCTTGAAAtggttattatttttcttctaaaaAGTGTGCacaactaaaatagttatttgtgcaactagtgcgcaaagtgacagtttgctgcaccgaaagaaacgtttacgcccgagccgtaggcgagggcggaatggtttgttgagtgcagcagaggaa
This genomic interval carries:
- the LOC111060919 gene encoding zinc finger protein 658B isoform X3, translating into MMITVTNNNLRNRLLLLHQLSVGYECTACKIGFGSRRELMNHLEKVHLNPKKGDYKCTICGKMFGNNQIFRLHSQIHGLREVGAIQEKIREQKSNLSEIEKKITAITSPAENKKAKKKIGLTKVRMEDCLRCDPCSCIYLDKNDYYKHMRNFHKITDLDSLKSSNTPAHFMLVDKPNNRRYKMLPFLIDDVKKPENESDEKFMQAFLEDSKSGKSLSSTTLYKNFINNFDAKSLNI